One genomic segment of Erythrolamprus reginae isolate rEryReg1 chromosome 2, rEryReg1.hap1, whole genome shotgun sequence includes these proteins:
- the SP7 gene encoding transcription factor Sp7 — MLTDTWDKFGNCNPIEESTSPGNPKDNLGEKPYLLGVESFAPTLWSTEGMGDSYAATFPNGNGLMSPSASPQASTTYSNDYSPFPHSFSASPTTQDPSSLLVPKGHPSPDCLPSVYTSLDMTHPYGSWYKAGIHPGISTSSSNPTASWWDMHSSSNWLSSQPQSDGLQGSLQSMPSQAPISPQLPSYTSEFTTLNPAPYSAVGITSSSHLLPSGQHVLPQEMYKPKPVANNSLMEGGIALKSGRGGSFGSATGRSTCDCPNCQELERLGASAASLRKKPIHSCHIPGCGKVYGKASHLKAHLRWHTGERPFVCNWLFCGKRFTRSDELERHVRTHTREKKFTCLLCNKRFTRSDHLSKHQKTHNEMGVGKPPEGEAEREEGATVATSPGAAALQDGLAGEEKEATSPEQSSLLEI; from the coding sequence ATGTTGACGGACACTTGGGATAAATTTGGAAATTGTAACCCAATCGAAGAATCAACCTCTCCCGGAAACCCCAAGGACAATTTGGGGGAAAAGCCTTACCTTTTGGGAGTAGAGTCCTTTGCGCCAACACTCTGGAGCACTGAAGGCATGGGAGATTCCTATGCAGCCACTTTCCCCAACGGGAACGGATTGATGTCTCCTTCAGCGAGCCCACAAGCTTCTACCACTTACAGCAATGATTACAGTCCTTTCCCCCATTCCTTCTCAGCCTCCCCCACAACTCAGGATCCTTCTTCGTTGCTGGTGCCTAAGGGGCATCCATCCCCTGATTGCCTCCCCAGTGTCTATACCTCCTTGGACATGACACATCCTTATGGCTCCTGGTACAAAGCGGGCATCCACCCGGGCATCTCTACCAGTTCTAGCAACCCGACGGCTTCTTGGTGGGATATGCATTCCAGCAGCAACTGGTTGAGTTCTCAGCCGCAGTCAGATGGACTCCAGGGTTCCTTACAGTCCATGCCGAGTCAGGCGCCCATCAGCCCCCAGCTACCCAGTTACACCTCCGAGTTCACAACTTTGAATCCTGCTCCTTACTCTGCGGTGGGCATTACTTCTTCATCCCACCTTCTCCCTTCAGGACAACACGTGCTGCCCCAAGAAATGTATAAACCCAAGCCGGTGGCCAACAACTCCCTGATGGAAGGCGGGATTGCCTTGAAGTCCGGAAGAGGGGGCTCCTTTGGCAGCGCGACCGGCAGGTCCACTTGTGACTGCCCTAACTGCCAAGAATTGGAGCGGCTCGGGGCCTCGGCGGCCAGCCTGCGGAAGAAGCCAATCCACAGCTGCCACATCCCAGGCTGCGGGAAAGTGTACGGGAAAGCCTCCCATCTGAAAGCCCATCTGCGATGGCACACCGGGGAACGCCCTTTTGTCTGCAACTGGCTTTTCTGCGGCAAGCGTTTCACCCGCTCCGACGAGCTGGAACGTCACGTCCGCACCCACACCCGGGAGAAGAAATTTACCTGTTTACTCTGTAACAAGCGCTTCACTCGTAGCGACCACCTCAGCAAGCATCAGAAGACCCATAATGAAATGGGAGTGGGCAAACCCCCGGAAGGTGAAGCGGAGCGAGAAGAGGGGGCTACGGTGGCTACTTCTCCCGGCGCTGCAGCCCTTCAAGATGGCCTGgctggagaggagaaagaggccACCAGCCCTGAGCAAAGCAGCCTCCTCGAGATCTAG